One window from the genome of Oryctolagus cuniculus chromosome 1, mOryCun1.1, whole genome shotgun sequence encodes:
- the LOC100347619 gene encoding LOW QUALITY PROTEIN: protein SPATA31F1 (The sequence of the model RefSeq protein was modified relative to this genomic sequence to represent the inferred CDS: deleted 1 base in 1 codon): protein MPREGGAWSPHANEAETMLNPTFVLWDAGYPLYTYGSIFILILLLWQVKRSQHGLTLESKRSCCQRHRKVRQRARDAASRARRLSQEEAEKPRELISVMKSQGWLPEEEGVRRLLCTDRSCHICNSAALEIHQLLEGEHVQVSPAPPRPPQDSSCLETVSTSSVSLGHSLERHTEYSGELSLVPVIPTVVQVTESEFLLQSAAQSASAVSIREYWADFDYLQLEQECQVPAMILAPEAMASSRLEEPSVPEQLEETTGHFSSLVREEEEYQHLKSQVSLLSLNPEVTSLTHPMAFHMDAVLTVHLPFLSPKILRLLEVHVKKWVHFQRWGLPRRVEESLKQLMPNPPLFWEPGKKPSFSYVLNNTSKISIEKISTVYHQTWGLCMTGQPTQTFWVSEWSLTDPEQSHHSEKPQSPVVLALYTSDTKDPSGLCSLPEGQAWDSESQQQQKHSQLFCGLPTLHSESLVTTFLSSPGLSKAQNVSRPSLKDHFLFKEFSHLRQIPETPPQSCAPSSPPSPNWVAPSDHQQAQFNVPFLTLAEYETLEWHLLQRQLQLQWGLPAAFRKSQHAQSPKQYESCDKAHSPEPLKTCWSAKPVSVLTRELLFFPENARRMLEFHLQKQLIHHRWGLPQKIQQSIQLLLSSTDQQALAWSSEDLPDESAPQTIALDTNRASDLLSPIVTPVLIPMPHLFTQAKAILHSHINSKCAQIQQGKVPARVYSSWNCRIPGGLAVVPFSCIPEVQPLELQEATDLDPHHEVIPWMPIELEPQQQALPRPVPRRRKLPQALSEEVIEKLETTLRHKYLAFLSGLPSLYYVALSRATSPAITSQSIITEVVSGPIEIPAEPPTQMISFQQLGLDLEPCFQDDNKTCIDTAEELHIEQQEEEMMEMVLLENQPQPANPYSIKTHILTKLNFHLRKKVLEIQLGIPARARESREETATNPENMYLQESLGNLNNQENALLQEPPIPPGTLPVLEPEWVLFKEQLATELKAMQQNQKQPTFKEAPHGSAHWASRISQPSGDTTETQVLCVQVEASENNPSLEESWSSEPQSLGKSKDSAPLPMMPKKREDSGKLKGAGDHGEGDAGLGPSLPREERHSVEGQRPAGTPLNRTPRGSWRRSHSFHFADPCQHRPQNHPQLKAPELPPGVSGGKASEDGLQASHTKLNVVLKPARTLENAQPVLAQASHGQPLRGQRIQDKALQGHTWQSLIFEGQGKPAHPHKRPSPPEASLLDKMKSFLYFFNSKTKGKGCLESTFSAAEKVAKSRKENVEKSLAPARSPKRRTKTDKPAGHPKAQSCPTEKLGGSAFLRVSHSPDAKLRLRSQHQGSASVPALPRHCPRHCPRMARATQPGNTFSSQPYLRPKHWSAPEDKE from the exons ATGCCTAGAGAGGGGGGTGCCTGGTCTCCTCATGCTAATGAGGCTGAGACCATGTTGAACCCTACTTTTGTTCTGTGGGATGCTGGATATCCCTTGTATACCTACGGCTCCATCTTCATCCTTATCCTACTTCTCTGGCAAGTGAAAAGGAGTCAACATGGACTGACATTGGAATCTAAAAGGAGCTGCTGCCAG CGTCACCGAAAAGTCAGGCAAAGGGCCAGAGATGCAGCATCAAGAG CTAGAAGACTTTCCCAGGAAGAAGCTGAGAAGCCGCGGGAGCTGATCTCAGTCATGAAAAG ccagggctggcttcCGGAGGAGGAAGGTGTGCGGCGGCTCCTGTGCACGGATCGCTCCTGCCACATCTGCAATTCTGCGGCTCTGGAGATTCACCAGCTGCTGGAGGGTGAGCacgtccaggtctcccccgctCCACCAAGGCCACCTCAGGACTCTTCTTGTCTGGAGACCGTGTCCACATCCAGTGTGTCCTTGGGACACAGTCTGGAGCGTCACACGGAGTACTCTGGAGAGCTTTCACTGGTACCTGTAATCCCAACAGTGGTACAAGTCACAGAGTCAGAATTCTTACTCCAGTCGGCGGCCCAGTCAGCAAGTGCAGTCAGCATCCGAGAATACTGGGCTGACTTTGACTACCTCCAGCTAGAGCAAGAATGTCAAGTGCCAGCGATGATCTTGGCTCCAGAGGCCATGGCCTCTTCCAGGCTCGAGGAGCCCAGCGTGCCAGAGCAGCTGGAGGAGACGACGGGGCACTTCTCCAGCCTTGTCCGTGAGGAAGAAGAATACCAGCACTTGAAGTCCCAGGTCTCTTTGCTGTCCCTAAACCCTGAGGTCACTAGTTTGACACATCCCATGGCCTTTCATATGGATGCAGTCCTCACTGTCCACTTGCCATTTCTTAGTCCTAAAATACTGAGGCTTCTTGAGGTCCATGTGAAAAAATGGGTGCATTTCCAGAGGTGGGGGCTCCCGAGGCGTGTGGAGGAGTCCCTGAAGCAGCTTATGCCAAACCCACCACTGTTTTGGGAACCTGGAAAAAAGCCATCATTTTCCTATGTCCTGAATAATACTTCTAAGATCTCTATTGAAAAAATTAGTACTGTTTACCACCAGACCTGGGGTTTATGTATGACTGGCCAACCCACACAGACCTTCTGGGTTTCTGAATGGTCCCTTACAGACCCAGAACAAAGTCACCACAGCGAGAAACCGCAAAGCCCTGTGGTCCTAGCATTATACACGTCAGACACTAAAGACCCAAGTGGCCTCTGCTCACTCCCAGAGGGACAAGCCTGGGACTCAGAGAGCCAACAGCAACAGAAACACAGCCAGCTCTTCTGTGGCCTCCCTACTCTGCACAGCGAATCCCTAGTTACCACTTTCCTGAGCTCTCCAGGCCTCTCCAAGGCTCAGAACGTGTCCAGACCCTCCTTGAAGGACCATTTTCTCTTCAAGGAGTTTTCTCACCTCCGCCAAATACCCGAAACCCCACCCCAGTCATGTGCACCCTCTTCCCCACCTTCCCCAAATTGGGTGGCTCCATCTGACCATCAACAAGCTCAGTTCAACGTCCCATTTCTGACTCTGGCTGAGTATGAAACCTTGGAATGGCACCTGCTGCAGAGGCAACTCCAGCTTCAGTGGGGCTTACCAGCTGCCTTCCGGAAATCTCAGCATGCCCAGAGCCCCAAGCAGTATGAGTCCTGTGACAAAGCCCACTCTCCAGAGCCTCTGAAAACTTGCTGGTCGGCAAAGCCTGTCTCAGTCCTCACCAGGGAACTGCTCTTCTTCCCAGAAAATGCCCGGAGAATGTTGGAATTCCATCTCCAGAAGCAGCTGATTCACCACCGCTGGGGTCTGCCCCAGAAGATCCAGCAGTCCATCCAATTACTCCTTTCCTCCACTGACCAGCAGGCGCTGGCCTGGAGCAGCGAAGATCTACCCGATGAGAGTGCACCCCAGACCATAGCCCTAGACACCAACAGGGCCAGTGACCTGCTCTCACCCATTGTGACCCCAGTATTGATCCCCATGCCACACTTGTTCACCCAGGCCAAGGCAATATTGCACAGCCACATCAACTCCAAATGTGCACAGATCCAACAGGGCAAGGTTCCTGCGCGTGTCTATAGCTCCTGGAACTGCAGGATTCCTGGGGGCCTGGCAGTGGTTCCCTTTTCCTGCATTCCAGAAGTCCAGCCCCTGGAGCTGCAAGAAGCAACTGACCTTGACCCACATCACGAAGTCATACCCTGGATGCCAATAGAGCTTGAGCCACAGCAACAGGCCCTACCACGTCCTGTTCCCAGACGTCGTAAGCTGCCCCAAGCCCTATCTGAGGAAGTCATTGAGAAACTGGAGACAACTTTACGGCACAAGTACCTGGCCTTCCTGTCGGGGCTGCCTTCTCTTTATTATGTGGCTCTCTCCAGGGCCACGTCCCCAGCCATCACTAGCCAATCTATAATCACAGAGGTGGTTTCTGGGCCTATCGAAATCCCAGCAGAGCCTCCGACTCAGATGATTTCATTTCAACAACTAGGTTTGGATCTTGAGCCATGCTTTCAAGATGACAACAAGACTTGTATAGACACTGCAGAGGAGCTCCACATTGAacagcaggaagaagaaatgatGGAGATGGTGCTTCTAGAAAACCAGCCACAACCTGCTAACCCCTACTCAATCAAGACACATATCTTGACCAAACTAAACTTCCACCTGAGAAAAAAGGTCCTAGAGATACAGTTGGGAATTCCTGCCAGGGCGAGGGAGTCCAGGGAAGAAACTGCCACAAATCCAGAGAACATGTACCTCCAAGAGTCTCTTGGGAATCTCAACAACCAAGAAAACGCGTTGCTCCAGGAACCACCCATCCCACCAGGCACTCTTCCTGTCCTAGAACCAGAATGGGTCCTCTTTAAGGAGCAGCTGGCCACTGAGTTGAAGGCAATGCAGCAGAACCAAAAGCAACCTACTTTCAAAGAAGCGCCTCACGGTTCTGCCCACTGGGCTTCCAGGATCTCACAGCCCAGCGGGGACACGACGGAGACCCAGGTGCTTTGTGTTCAGGTGGAGGCCAGTGAGAACAACCCCAGCCTGGAGGAATCCTGGAGCTCTGAGCCCCAAAGCCTAGGCAAGAGCAAGGACTCAGCCCCACTCCCCATGATGCCTAAGAAGAGAGAGGACTCAGGGAAACTCAAAGGAGCAGGAGACCATGGGGAAGGAGATGCAGGGCTTGGGCCCTCCTTACCCAGAGAAGAAAGACATTCTGTTGaaggccagaggccagcagggaCGCCTCTGAACAGGACACCTCGAGGCTCCTGGCGACGGAGCCATagctttcattttgctgatccCTGTCAACACAGACCCCAGAATCACCCTCAGCTTAAGGCCCCAGAGCTGCCTCCAGGAGTCTCT GgggggaaagcatcagaggatggcctgCAAGCTAGTCACACCAAGCTAAATGTTGTTCTCAAACCAGCAAGGACTCTTGAGAATGCCCAGCCTGTGCTGGCGCAGGCTTCCCACGGCCAGCCTCTCCGAGGCCAACGGATTCAGGATAAAGCTTTGCAGGGCCACACGTGGCAAAGTCTGATTTTTGAGGGGCAGGGGAAGCCAGCCCACCCGCACAAGAGGCCCAGCCCTCCAGAGGCCAGCTTGTTAGATAAGATGAAatcctttctgtatttttttaactccAAGACGAAAGGCAAAGGGTGTTTGGAATCCACATTTTCTGCAGCTGAGAAAGTGGccaaaagcagaaaagagaatgttgagaagagcctggctccagccagaaGCCCCAAGAGGAGAACTAAGACGGACAAGCCAGCAGGACACCCCAAGGCCCAGTCATGCCCCACGGAGAAGCTGGGGGGCTCGGCTTTCCTGAGGGTTTCCCATTCCCCAGACGCTAAGCTCCGGCTCCGCTCCCAACACCAGGGCTCTgcctcagtcccagctcttcccCGCCACTGCCCTCGGCACTGTCCTCGAATGGCCCGTGCCACCCAACCAGGGAACACTTTTAGCTCCCAGCCCTACCTCAGACCAAAACACTGGTCTGCCCCTGAAGACAAGGAGTAA